One region of Miscanthus floridulus cultivar M001 chromosome 19, ASM1932011v1, whole genome shotgun sequence genomic DNA includes:
- the LOC136528736 gene encoding uncharacterized protein yields the protein MQGAISNKATAKIAWEALKKTHLGVDRVRLAKANTLRREFDSLKFKDGESVDDFGIRITDLANQLEVLNNGYTEPEIVRKFLQATPPRYSQIVMAIETLLDLGTLSVEELIGRLKAAEERYDLGSGGGGSASSLNLTEDELVARVMSRLQLSGEGSSGGGRSLNQRRARGGGSGGGSKPPTGGNGKKKKTSDECKYCGKSGHWARECCKKKRDEAAYAA from the coding sequence ATGCAGGGTGCCATCTCGAACAAGGCTACGGCCAAGATCGCATGGGAGGCGCTCAAGAAGACGCATCTCGGCGTGGACCGGGTGCGCCTGGCGAAGGCCAACACATTGCGGCGCGAGTTCGACTcgctcaagttcaaggatggcgAATCCGTGGACGACTTCGGCATCCGCATCACCGACCTCGCCAACCAGTTGGAGGTCCTCAACAACGGCTACACCGAGCCGGAGATCGTGCGGAAGTTCCTGCAGGCCACTCCACCAAGGTATTCACAGATCGTGATGGCGATTGAAACCCTTCTCGATCTCGGTACTCTGTCTGTGGAGGAGTTGATAGGGCGGCTCAAGGCAGCAGAGGAGCGGTATGATCTTGGCAGCGGTGGAGGGGGTTCTGCGTCGAGCCTCAACCTCACCGAGGACGAGTTGGTGGCACGCGTGATGTCACGGTTGCAGCTCTCCGGCGAAGGATCGTCGGGTGGAGGCAGGTCTTTGAACCAGCGCCGTGCTCGCGGCGGTGGAAGCGGCGGCGGCTCCAAGCCTCCCACCGGAGGCaacgggaagaagaagaagaccagcGATGAGTGTAAGTACTGCGGCAAATCCGGCCATTGGGCCCGTGAGTGCTGCAAGAAGAAGCGCGACGAGGCTGCGTACGCGGCCTAG
- the LOC136528733 gene encoding uncharacterized protein: MGRTYESVAERVMCEFWDFFKCAEDYEARAAKVLAKSFRGRISDMHYEARLQAIIDYCAVYEHRKVKKEDARLMHLTKEQYLKVPPGWCANKTRAWQMMVDRWVSGNWADNHTVLRERRLLMPGVSHHQGNLNIHEFGARWSAAHQNQPCGELKSWVLAHKGKATDNIDWNPDDPVESFTNESIPEHISQYTEAARGVHGADWDPHTVDIDGDIVMRVGGGKKHGRYLISNSTLDPHTTPTLSQVRTSSTSGSVPIRPRQDTSTYRVAALQAQVHALEEHKARVEEERQREREAERQRWEAERARFDALAQYVASLGVTMGRPAPLELFAPPPPYPYPPYSYNQSAGSNDVPEQPPSGGSWHQPYPQLPPLQQPSGGSGYQPHQQPHQPPSRYQPPHQQPPSGYQPPQQQLPSGGSGGVGALGVAERELVFAESFGLSAKAGSPVVASVTTSASPPSARGRAPIHVNKDKLFVQLGVKNGGGALAGSSTRERQTT; the protein is encoded by the exons ATGGGCCGCACGTACGAAAGCGTGGCGGAGCGGGTTATGtgcgagttttgg gacttcttcaaatGCGCCGAGGACTACGAGGCGAGGGCAGCCAAGGTGTTGGCCAAATCTTTTAGAGGTCGCATCtcagacatgcattacgaggcgcggcTCCAGGCCATCATCGATTACTGTGCCGTCTACGAGCATCGGAAGGTAaagaaagaagatgcaagattaatgcatctgaccaaagagcagtacctgaag GTGCCTCCTGGCTGGTGCGCCAATAAAACGCGGGCCTGGCAGATGATGGTCGACAGGTGGGTGAGTGGCAATTGGGCGGATAACCACACCGTCCTCCGGGAacggcgtttgctgatgccaggtgtatcacaccaccagggcaaccttaacatccacgaatttggggctagatgg TCGGCTGcacatcaaaaccagccatgtggagagctcaagtcatgggttctggcccacaagggcaaggcgacagacaACATCGACTGGAACCCAGACGACCCAGTCGAGTCGTTCACCAACGAGAGcatccccgagcacatcagtCAGTACACCGAGGCGGCAAGGGGAGTCCATGGGGCAGACTGGGATCCACACACCGTGGACATTGACGGcgacatcgtcatgagggtgggaggaggcaagaagcatgggcggtacctcaTCAGCAATAGCACGCTCGACCCGCACaccactcccactctctcacaggtccggacaagcagcacgagcggtagcgtgcccatacgcccaaggcaggacacttcgacgtatcgtgtggcagcactacag gcccaggtgcatgcgctcgaggagcataaggctagggtggaggaagagcgacagagggagcgggaggccgagcgacagaggtgggaggccgagcgggcgaggtttgacgccttggctcagtacgtggcaagtcttggcgtcacgatgggtcgtccagcgccactagagttgttcgctcctccaccgccttacccatacccgccttactcatac aatcaatcggcgggttcgaatgatgTGCCTGAGCAGCCGCCGTCGGGAGGGTCGTGGCACCAACCGTATCCACAACTTCCGCCGCTTCAGCAGCCGTCGGGAGGGTCGGGGTACCAGCCGCATCAGCAGCCGCATCAGCCGCCGTCGAGGTACCAGCCGCCGCATCAGCAGCCGCCGTCGGGGTACcaaccgccgcagcagcagctgccgtcgggagggtcggggggggtgggagccttgggg GTTGCCGAGCGTGAActcgtctttgccgagagcttcgggctctcggcaaaggctggGAGTCCGGTAGTGGCTAGCGTCACCACATCTGCTTCACCACCATCGGCGAGGGGCCGGGCGCCCATCCACGTCAACAAGGACAAGCTGTTCGTGCAGCTCGGCGTGAAGAACGGAGGGGGAGCACTCGCTGGATCCTCGACACGGGAGCGACAAACCACATGA
- the LOC136528734 gene encoding predicted GPI-anchored protein 58, with protein sequence MVSHLEAVVEGLPRASQIWLSAKCLPLNRFGPYLSHSLAAAAPQPAPARPSPPRPAARAAAAASHAVAASYAAARATSPPEPHRRRSPAARAAAAAPPEPRRRREPRRRRELRRRPSHAAARATPPPQPGQPAPSRHARPRVPAAAADPPQPLHGRPGRPSSPSPSHATPRRRPRPSSPAPPRAPLLVLALGLVLARALTRPRARPDSPSSSPAPLLVLALGLVLARALTRPRARLDSPSALASSSPSASPSASSSPLASPSPSPSPRRGTRSRVGVPWCPQVCPHRVASPLHRPTTAPLA encoded by the exons atggtatcacacttggaggctgtg gtggaaggtttgccgagagcctcccagatctggctctcggcaaagtgccTTCCACTTAACCGTTTCGGGCCttatctctctcactctctcgccGCCGCAGCCCCGCAACCCGCTCCTGCTCGCCCCAGCCCGCCACGCCCGGccgcgcgcgctgccgccgccgcgagcCACGCCGTTGCCGCGAGCTACGCCGCCGCCCGAGCCACGTCGCCGCCCGAGCCACACCGTCGCCGCAGCCCGGccgcgcgcgctgccgccgccgctccgcccgagcctcgccgccgccgcgagccACGCCGTCGCCGCGAGCTACGCCGCCGcccgagccacgccgccgcccgagccacgccgccgccgcagcccggcCAGCCCGCCCCATCCCGCCACGCCCGCCCACGTgtgccggcggcggccgccgacCCGCCCCAGCCCCTCCACGGCCGGCCAGGCCGTCCAAGCTCGCCCAGCCCCAGCCACGCCACGCCCCGGCGCCGGCCGCGCCCCTCCTCTCCCGCCCCGCCGCGCGcgcccctcctcgtcctcgccctcgGGCTCGTCCTCGCCCGCGCCCTGACTCGCCCTCGCGCGCGCCCCGATTCGCCCTCGTCCTCGCCCGcgcccctcctcgtcctcgccctcgGGCTCGTCCTCGCCCGCGCTCTGACTCGCCCTCGCGCGCGCCTCGACTCGCCCTCGGCCTTGGCCTCGTCCTCACCGTCGGCCTCGCCCTCGGCCTCGTCCTCGCCGTtggcctcgccctcgccctcgccatcTCCGCGGAGAGGAACAAG gAGCCGAGTCGGAGTACCCTGGTGTCCCCAGGTCTGcccgcaccgcgtcgcctcgccactgcaccgacccaccacggccccgctagcctga